Proteins encoded in a region of the Benincasa hispida cultivar B227 chromosome 2, ASM972705v1, whole genome shotgun sequence genome:
- the LOC120072121 gene encoding uncharacterized protein LOC120072121, producing MNPYAVGIQRKLQLNELEEWRLNAYENNKIYKEKTKRWHDQRISKKVLVVGQKVLLFNSRLRLFPGKLKSRWSGPFIIKTIFPYGTMELMREDGTDAFKLNGQRFKPYFEDEVERQKSSLALRETS from the coding sequence ATGAATCCATATGCGGTGGGCATTCAACGCAAGCTTCAGCTCAACGAGCTCGAAGAATGGCGAttgaacgcatatgaaaacAACAAGATCTACAAGGAAAAGACAAAGCGTTGGCACGACCAACGCATCAGCAAGAAGGTACTTGTTGTTGGTCAAAAAGTTTTATTGTTCAACTCACGCTTGCGTCTGTTTCCAGGGAAATTGAAATCTAGATGGTCTGGGCCCTTCATAATTAAAACGATATTTCCTTACGGTACTATGGAATTAATGCGAGAAGATGGCACTGATGCATTCAAATTAAACGGCCAAAGGTTTAAGCCGTACTTTGAAGACGAAGTGGAACGCCAAAAGTCGTCTCTTGCGCTACGCGAGACAAGTTGA